A genomic stretch from Thermoplasmata archaeon includes:
- a CDS encoding NAD(P)/FAD-dependent oxidoreductase: MNYDVVIIGAGPAGLTAGIYARSKGMTTLLLDSGRVGGQLVSLYPEKGIHNYPGFETIQARKLSDKLYAQAESMGCDIKEMEKVEEINNGEEELVVVSSKETYHAKSVIIAIGMGSFKPKKMGCPGEEELAGKGVTYILPRKEELVGKKVVMFGGGNSAIDMAMIAVQVADTTLVHRRAEFRADESTVRELEKSDVTAIMNANLKSINGTDKVESVTLTIGEEEKTVPADLVVINIGISADLDDLKKWGIELTDDGLVKVDFDMSTNRPGIYACGDVVSYEGKYKQITTACGEATTATMMAYKFVKKPYWA, from the coding sequence ATGAACTACGACGTTGTCATCATAGGAGCGGGCCCCGCGGGGCTAACGGCAGGAATATATGCTAGATCCAAAGGAATGACAACACTTCTTCTCGACTCAGGACGCGTGGGTGGACAGCTGGTCAGCCTGTACCCTGAGAAGGGAATCCACAACTATCCCGGCTTCGAGACCATTCAGGCCAGGAAGCTCTCTGACAAGCTCTATGCCCAGGCGGAGTCCATGGGATGCGATATCAAGGAGATGGAGAAGGTCGAGGAGATCAACAACGGGGAGGAGGAGCTTGTAGTCGTTTCTTCCAAAGAGACCTATCATGCCAAATCGGTGATAATCGCAATCGGAATGGGAAGCTTCAAGCCCAAGAAGATGGGATGTCCCGGAGAGGAGGAATTGGCCGGAAAGGGAGTGACGTACATACTCCCCAGGAAAGAGGAGCTCGTAGGCAAGAAGGTCGTGATGTTCGGAGGCGGAAACAGCGCAATCGACATGGCAATGATCGCAGTGCAGGTTGCAGACACCACGCTGGTGCACCGCAGGGCGGAATTCAGGGCGGACGAATCCACCGTGAGGGAACTGGAGAAGAGCGATGTTACCGCCATCATGAACGCCAACCTCAAGTCCATAAACGGTACCGATAAAGTGGAGTCCGTGACTCTCACCATCGGAGAGGAGGAAAAGACGGTCCCTGCAGATCTGGTCGTTATCAACATCGGAATCTCTGCAGATCTGGACGACCTTAAGAAATGGGGTATCGAACTCACCGATGACGGTCTCGTCAAAGTGGATTTCGATATGTCCACCAACCGTCCAGGAATCTATGCATGCGGAGATGTCGTATCCTACGAGGGCAAATACAAGCAGATCACCACTGCCTGCGGAGAGGCCACCACGGCTACGATGATGGCCTACAAGTTCGTGAAGAAACCCTATTGGGCATGA
- a CDS encoding deaminase yields the protein MTLTGRSDDFIAGGYIVDHGSLEPCTVVCADGKVSIDDSLLDRCDFSAVFIRDMVNAHTHCGDYGLKVPRGLSLEDLVAPPNGLKHRYLAGLDESTLKENMARFDRASASFGSAAFIDFREGGAEGCRVLRSCSKDAVILGRPISAEYDPEEIHDILSVADGIGVSSISDIDKGYLESIADEVRRARKIFAIHVSERVREDIDEVLSLDPAFVVHMCEATDGDMAKCAEAEVPIAVCPTSNAYFGKEAPVVRMLNSGADVMLGTDNGMLCEPDLISEASALSSLVSKQGGDPSSTWNALSGVSSKLLNRNRRMEGEIQEHYLTVVPQREKDEEMAKAPFRIKLNRGVC from the coding sequence ATGACGCTCACCGGCAGGTCCGATGATTTCATTGCAGGAGGGTATATCGTCGATCACGGTTCCCTGGAGCCGTGTACCGTGGTATGTGCCGATGGGAAGGTCAGTATCGACGATTCATTGCTGGACAGATGCGATTTCTCGGCAGTGTTCATCAGGGACATGGTGAATGCTCACACGCATTGCGGTGATTACGGTCTAAAGGTTCCGAGAGGGTTGAGCCTAGAGGATTTGGTGGCGCCTCCGAACGGTCTGAAGCACAGATACTTGGCAGGCTTGGACGAGAGCACGCTCAAGGAGAACATGGCCCGTTTTGACAGGGCATCCGCATCTTTCGGTTCTGCAGCCTTCATCGACTTCAGAGAGGGCGGCGCGGAAGGGTGCAGAGTACTTCGCTCGTGCAGCAAAGATGCCGTCATCCTGGGGCGTCCGATATCTGCAGAATACGATCCCGAGGAGATCCATGACATCCTTTCGGTGGCCGACGGCATAGGGGTATCGAGCATTTCGGATATCGATAAGGGCTATTTGGAGTCAATCGCGGATGAGGTCCGCAGGGCAAGGAAGATATTCGCCATACATGTCAGCGAGAGGGTCCGCGAGGATATCGATGAGGTGCTTTCGCTGGATCCCGCATTTGTAGTCCACATGTGCGAGGCGACGGACGGCGACATGGCCAAATGCGCAGAGGCCGAAGTCCCTATAGCTGTATGTCCGACCTCCAACGCATACTTCGGAAAGGAGGCTCCTGTCGTCAGGATGCTCAATAGTGGAGCGGATGTGATGCTCGGTACCGACAATGGGATGCTGTGCGAACCAGACCTCATAAGCGAGGCATCGGCCCTTTCATCGCTGGTATCAAAACAGGGAGGAGACCCAAGCTCAACGTGGAATGCTCTGTCTGGTGTATCGAGCAAGTTATTAAATCGCAATAGAAGGATGGAGGGCGAGATACAGGAGCATTACCTCACAGTGGTTCCGCAGAGGGAAAAGGATGAGGAAATGGCGAAGGCCCCGTTCCGTATCAAATTGAATCGAGGAGTGTGTTGA
- a CDS encoding pyridoxamine 5'-phosphate oxidase family protein: protein MITIPEPVAKMIKHPDTHKVLTTVTPDGKPHAIVCASLSMLGDDTILVAEVFMHRTCDNLKNNPNVEILVWQGRNGYSLKAVTTGRIIEGPAFDKMTVIMEKYNLTPTAVWEFKVLEIWDESATNFAGSQVA, encoded by the coding sequence ATGATAACCATTCCCGAGCCAGTAGCCAAGATGATTAAGCACCCTGACACCCATAAGGTGCTCACCACAGTTACCCCAGACGGAAAACCCCATGCTATAGTCTGTGCAAGCCTATCCATGCTCGGGGACGACACGATCCTGGTAGCAGAGGTGTTCATGCACAGGACATGCGACAACCTCAAGAACAATCCTAACGTGGAGATCCTTGTATGGCAGGGCAGGAACGGATACTCGCTTAAAGCGGTGACCACAGGAAGGATCATCGAAGGTCCCGCCTTCGACAAGATGACGGTAATCATGGAGAAATACAACCTCACACCCACAGCGGTGTGGGAGTTCAAAGTCCTCGAGATATGGGACGAAAGCGCGACGAACTTCGCTGGAAGCCAAGTGGCCTGA
- a CDS encoding CBS domain-containing protein, whose amino-acid sequence MSKTVADIMVPAPIVCEVPGTRNDAINMMVRNKLTGLPVVRSSDGQLVGIVSRRDIFRKFEEDQLSLIMKKEIMTISPDVTIEEAAEIFYKKRIHRLPVVEDGKLVGIITPTDLLKIVRDIKTTLTAEDAINTTCVTAYEDEPLTYTIPAMRISDVTALPVLDDHGELVGIITDRDLFDDQVKDADAMKALGIIDDGNLAGYRNVLPLFYAATDRYLEDDRKVKDFMVTEPLTIFKKTPLSEVAKIMLNHDFGQIPVHGTKDELVGMIYDVDVLKALLK is encoded by the coding sequence ATGAGTAAGACCGTAGCAGATATCATGGTCCCCGCACCCATCGTGTGCGAGGTCCCCGGAACACGTAATGATGCGATCAACATGATGGTCAGGAACAAACTGACCGGACTCCCGGTTGTCCGTTCATCCGACGGACAGCTTGTGGGAATTGTGTCCAGGAGGGACATCTTCCGCAAATTCGAGGAGGATCAGCTCTCGTTAATCATGAAGAAGGAGATAATGACCATCTCTCCCGATGTCACCATCGAGGAAGCGGCGGAGATCTTCTACAAGAAGAGGATCCACAGACTTCCAGTTGTGGAGGATGGAAAACTTGTAGGTATCATCACACCTACCGATCTCCTCAAAATCGTCAGGGACATCAAGACAACACTCACGGCTGAGGATGCTATCAACACAACATGCGTCACAGCCTATGAGGACGAGCCTCTGACCTATACGATTCCGGCCATGAGAATTAGCGACGTTACGGCCTTACCCGTTTTGGACGACCACGGAGAACTCGTAGGAATCATAACGGACCGTGATCTCTTCGACGATCAGGTCAAGGACGCTGATGCCATGAAGGCCCTGGGAATCATCGACGATGGAAACCTTGCAGGGTACAGGAACGTCCTTCCGCTTTTCTATGCGGCGACGGACAGGTACCTCGAGGATGACAGGAAGGTCAAGGACTTCATGGTCACAGAGCCTCTCACGATCTTCAAGAAGACTCCGCTCTCAGAGGTCGCCAAGATCATGCTCAACCACGATTTCGGACAGATTCCCGTGCACGGCACGAAGGATGAGCTCGTCGGAATGATCTACGATGTCGATGTGCTCAAAGCGCTCCTGAAGTGA
- a CDS encoding NAD(P)/FAD-dependent oxidoreductase has product MTDCNVLIIGSGLAGMSAAVRLRELGVEDVVVIERMSGAQYEHYHMTCGEAISDRMVRLSGIGRDCAIREIDSAVITCGDVDIRVRSKGAIIDRVALLRAMSSIGGANIVRGSVRAVKETDGGYIVETEGQQYRCKFLVGADGAFSVVRKNLFGYGPEVKMAAVNNLVEGDSEISEIRFTVSPRYSGSYRWDFPSKDGLRSIGYIQGTDDLQDYSERGIRFIVTGTNRHVVNGNCCIVGDAALLANPLCYGGIGVALLSGRKAAEGIARGDLSGYQKWVRKSIMFDPHYMKAYNTFKEWNQSEFDDAVVPFRKSSSLLLMRGAYAILRRPKWANVYTSIWMGFKYCW; this is encoded by the coding sequence ATGACAGATTGTAACGTCCTCATAATCGGCTCCGGTCTGGCAGGGATGTCCGCCGCCGTAAGGCTCAGGGAACTCGGCGTCGAGGACGTAGTCGTCATTGAAAGGATGTCCGGTGCCCAGTATGAGCATTATCACATGACATGCGGCGAAGCGATCAGCGACAGGATGGTCCGTCTTTCCGGCATAGGTAGAGATTGTGCGATCAGGGAGATAGATTCCGCTGTGATAACATGCGGGGACGTTGACATACGTGTCCGTTCCAAAGGCGCAATAATCGATCGTGTAGCGCTTCTGAGGGCGATGAGCAGCATAGGCGGTGCGAACATCGTCAGAGGCTCTGTTAGGGCCGTTAAAGAGACGGACGGGGGCTATATCGTAGAAACCGAGGGTCAGCAGTACCGGTGTAAGTTCCTTGTAGGTGCGGACGGTGCCTTCTCTGTTGTTAGGAAGAATCTTTTCGGATACGGGCCCGAGGTCAAGATGGCTGCGGTGAACAATTTGGTCGAAGGGGATTCAGAAATATCCGAGATCCGTTTCACCGTATCGCCTCGGTATTCCGGTTCATATAGGTGGGATTTCCCTTCGAAGGACGGGCTTAGGTCCATAGGGTACATCCAGGGTACCGACGATCTGCAAGATTATTCGGAGCGTGGAATCCGTTTCATCGTAACAGGTACCAACAGGCATGTGGTGAACGGAAACTGTTGCATAGTAGGGGATGCGGCGCTTCTGGCCAACCCTCTGTGCTACGGCGGGATCGGCGTGGCGCTGTTATCCGGAAGGAAAGCGGCGGAAGGCATCGCCAGGGGCGACCTGTCGGGATATCAGAAATGGGTCAGGAAGAGCATAATGTTCGATCCGCATTACATGAAGGCATACAACACTTTCAAAGAGTGGAATCAATCGGAATTTGATGACGCTGTCGTTCCTTTCCGTAAAAGCAGTTCGCTGCTGCTGATGAGAGGTGCCTATGCTATTCTGAGGCGCCCTAAGTGGGCAAATGTGTATACATCCATCTGGATGGGTTTTAAGTACTGTTGGTAA
- a CDS encoding GNAT family N-acetyltransferase, translated as MELSTPRLLLRPWIQSDASDLFSLASDPAIGLLAGWKPHESVDESAAIIDTVFSKPLVFCIVSRASNRPVGCVELSRKPQILRSGPNDVELGYWVGQRYWNQGFATEASMEAIRYAFEVEGVQNIWCQTAERNPQSARVQEKCGFRFHHRGVFSNPFLGEVITVVSILSKKDWKRANS; from the coding sequence ATGGAACTGTCGACCCCGCGTCTGCTTCTGAGGCCTTGGATACAGTCTGATGCCTCTGACCTATTCAGCCTTGCCAGTGATCCTGCTATAGGACTGTTGGCGGGATGGAAGCCTCACGAATCAGTGGACGAGAGTGCAGCCATCATCGATACGGTATTTTCAAAACCGCTTGTATTTTGCATCGTGTCAAGGGCATCCAACAGGCCCGTAGGCTGTGTGGAGCTCAGCAGGAAGCCGCAGATACTGAGGAGCGGTCCCAATGATGTTGAGTTAGGCTATTGGGTCGGACAGAGGTATTGGAATCAGGGATTCGCGACCGAGGCCTCTATGGAAGCCATACGCTATGCATTTGAGGTGGAAGGCGTGCAGAACATCTGGTGTCAAACAGCCGAACGGAATCCCCAGTCAGCACGTGTTCAGGAGAAATGCGGGTTCAGATTTCATCACAGAGGGGTGTTCTCTAACCCATTTCTGGGAGAGGTCATCACGGTGGTATCCATACTGTCCAAGAAGGATTGGAAGAGGGCAAATTCCTGA
- a CDS encoding universal stress protein, producing MAFKKILVPTDGSEYTKPAIKQAIELAKITEAKVTALYVLDQTVLTNMPMDTAVMNVYKTLEKEGKDAVDFVTKYAANKGVEVEVAIKEGTPVKVILEESPNYDLIVMGTLGRSGMSKLLMGSVAERVVRAASCPVMVVRSPEAN from the coding sequence ATGGCATTCAAAAAGATCCTGGTACCAACAGACGGAAGCGAATACACAAAGCCAGCGATCAAGCAGGCAATTGAGCTGGCAAAGATAACGGAAGCTAAGGTTACAGCCCTTTATGTTCTGGACCAGACTGTTCTTACAAACATGCCTATGGACACAGCGGTGATGAACGTCTACAAGACCTTGGAAAAGGAAGGTAAGGACGCTGTGGATTTCGTTACCAAGTACGCAGCAAACAAGGGTGTGGAAGTTGAAGTGGCCATCAAGGAAGGAACACCCGTCAAGGTGATCCTCGAGGAATCCCCCAACTACGACCTTATTGTCATGGGTACTCTGGGAAGGTCCGGAATGTCGAAGCTCCTTATGGGAAGCGTCGCAGAAAGGGTCGTTAGAGCAGCCAGCTGCCCAGTCATGGTCGTCAGAAGCCCGGAGGCAAACTGA
- a CDS encoding PAS domain-containing protein — MDQIELYSEKLMNLILDTLDEVIVIHDADHNILWMNHAGEKAFGINVDKALEMKCHQLFKNSLPCSDCDAGTVVIGEPTNPIRRKVIPTTGITVECRTVPYFKDGKMELVIQCLRPLKKEE; from the coding sequence ATGGACCAAATCGAGCTCTATTCCGAGAAACTCATGAACCTGATCCTAGACACATTGGATGAGGTCATAGTCATACATGATGCGGACCACAACATTCTGTGGATGAACCATGCGGGAGAGAAAGCATTCGGTATCAATGTCGACAAGGCACTGGAGATGAAATGCCACCAGCTTTTCAAGAATTCCCTGCCATGCTCAGACTGCGATGCGGGTACGGTGGTAATCGGCGAACCGACCAATCCCATACGCAGGAAGGTCATACCTACGACCGGGATCACGGTCGAATGCAGGACCGTCCCTTACTTCAAGGACGGCAAGATGGAACTGGTCATCCAATGCCTCCGCCCCCTCAAGAAAGAAGAGTGA
- a CDS encoding CBS domain-containing protein yields the protein MGVKDLEDLKKLSMLRSQIDGISVEKIMSTDFPTIDSDSTIANALAVMKESKYQDLPVLENGSYVGVVTYSAILRKKSVTLDAKVKNLIRSIQTATLDLEITKIAEMFISNNCRQIPILNGKKIVGVVMRNKIIDIVRDIKALKEIKVWEIMTNPVEAVKVHDLMDDALDLMIREDIRTLPVVDETDRVVGVVGMREIIDNNWKKDNKTIGDLSKSSRSQITVESIATTSAKTVEWDADVAEAVSIMVENGFSTLPVIESNNLVGVITEYDVLELISACRERDMVFVQISGLDDNEKEYTDAIYEDIENMISKVSKIYKPESLNIHVSRYNEVGGNPKYSITARLYINGTGLMMKEVGYDLTKTMSDLIKKLEAAVVDMKESKVSFRNRRKA from the coding sequence ATGGGTGTAAAGGACCTAGAAGATCTGAAGAAGCTATCCATGCTGAGATCACAGATCGACGGCATTTCCGTCGAGAAGATTATGTCCACAGATTTTCCGACCATCGATTCCGACTCTACCATCGCCAACGCCTTGGCGGTCATGAAAGAGTCAAAGTACCAGGACCTCCCGGTGCTTGAGAACGGATCATACGTAGGAGTTGTGACATATTCGGCGATCCTCAGGAAGAAGAGCGTCACTTTGGATGCAAAGGTCAAGAACCTTATTCGTAGCATCCAGACCGCAACTTTGGATCTGGAGATCACCAAGATCGCCGAGATGTTCATATCGAACAACTGCAGGCAGATCCCTATACTGAACGGCAAGAAGATCGTCGGAGTGGTCATGAGGAACAAGATCATCGATATCGTAAGGGACATCAAAGCCCTGAAGGAGATCAAGGTCTGGGAGATCATGACCAACCCTGTCGAGGCAGTCAAGGTCCACGATCTGATGGACGATGCGCTCGATCTGATGATAAGGGAGGACATAAGGACCCTTCCTGTAGTCGACGAGACCGACCGTGTGGTCGGAGTCGTGGGAATGAGGGAGATCATCGATAACAACTGGAAGAAGGACAACAAGACCATCGGGGACCTTTCGAAGAGCTCGAGATCCCAGATCACCGTCGAGTCCATTGCGACCACTTCCGCGAAGACCGTGGAATGGGATGCTGACGTGGCAGAAGCCGTCTCCATCATGGTGGAGAATGGATTCTCGACCCTTCCTGTTATCGAGAGCAACAACCTGGTCGGTGTCATCACCGAGTACGATGTGCTCGAACTGATCTCCGCATGCAGAGAGAGGGACATGGTGTTCGTCCAGATAAGCGGATTGGATGACAACGAGAAGGAGTACACCGACGCCATCTATGAAGACATCGAGAACATGATTTCGAAGGTATCCAAGATATACAAGCCGGAATCCCTCAACATCCATGTCTCGAGGTACAACGAGGTCGGAGGCAACCCCAAGTACAGCATCACCGCGAGGCTGTACATCAACGGTACTGGTCTGATGATGAAAGAAGTCGGGTACGACCTGACCAAGACCATGTCCGATCTCATCAAGAAGCTGGAAGCGGCCGTTGTTGACATGAAGGAATCCAAGGTCTCTTTCCGCAACAGGAGAAAAGCCTGA
- the glyS gene encoding glycine--tRNA ligase encodes MADNSSNDLASVIKRRGFIWPSFEMYGGVAGMYDYGPLGCALKNNIVEMWRSIYKGREGFVEIDSETVNPREVFKASGHLDNFADLITYCSKCQAPFRADHLVKEFYDNPDVLTPKQLEEAFVEHKIKCPDCGGDLGPVEEFNLMFRTNIGPGNARVGYMRPETAQGIFVNYANLYRYNRDKLPMGVIQTGRSYRNEIAPRQGMIRMREFNQMEVELFVDPDDKDWVRFPDIENGMLDLIPNTTLELTTMTVKEAVEKGVIANRVLAYFVYTTKQLLLSLGIDEKRLRFREHEKDEMAHYAADCWDAEVLLSYGWTEIVGIADRGNWDLSRHAQFSGQDLTHFKKYDEPRETEVERINPNSKALGPTYKGKAKAISDAISALPPSAIVDGKLKVTVDGEEIELGSEFFEVVKRKEKVSGERVIPHVIEPSHGLDRIFYSVLEHAYSYDKEKDYVVLRLAPAVAPIKVGVFPLMEKDGLDTMAKDIYDKVHTSRVEAYYDGSGTIGKRYARMDEVGTPWCITVDYDSLQDGTVTIRDRDTTEQKRIPASEAPAIIDALLAGKPFAEL; translated from the coding sequence GTGGCAGATAACAGCAGCAACGATCTTGCATCAGTGATTAAGCGCAGAGGCTTCATCTGGCCCTCCTTCGAGATGTACGGAGGGGTAGCCGGCATGTACGACTACGGGCCTCTTGGATGTGCTCTCAAGAACAACATAGTCGAGATGTGGAGATCCATTTACAAGGGCCGCGAGGGATTCGTAGAGATCGATTCCGAGACGGTCAACCCCAGAGAGGTTTTCAAGGCCTCCGGACATCTGGACAACTTCGCAGATCTCATAACATATTGCAGCAAATGTCAAGCTCCGTTCAGGGCGGACCATCTTGTCAAGGAGTTCTATGACAACCCCGACGTCCTCACCCCTAAACAGTTGGAGGAGGCATTTGTCGAGCACAAGATCAAGTGTCCTGACTGCGGCGGCGACCTCGGTCCCGTCGAGGAGTTCAACCTCATGTTCAGGACCAATATCGGTCCTGGCAACGCCCGTGTGGGATACATGAGGCCCGAGACCGCTCAGGGTATCTTCGTGAACTACGCTAATCTGTACCGTTACAACAGGGATAAGCTCCCCATGGGCGTCATCCAGACCGGAAGGAGCTACAGGAACGAGATCGCTCCCAGGCAGGGAATGATCCGTATGAGGGAGTTCAACCAGATGGAAGTCGAGCTCTTCGTAGATCCCGACGACAAGGATTGGGTGAGGTTCCCTGATATCGAGAACGGTATGCTCGACCTTATCCCCAACACCACCCTCGAGCTCACGACGATGACCGTCAAGGAAGCGGTGGAGAAAGGTGTCATCGCGAACCGCGTACTCGCATACTTCGTTTACACCACCAAGCAGCTCCTCCTGTCGCTGGGAATCGATGAGAAGAGGCTCAGGTTCAGGGAGCACGAGAAGGATGAGATGGCCCACTATGCTGCCGATTGCTGGGATGCAGAGGTCCTTCTGTCCTACGGATGGACCGAGATAGTCGGTATCGCCGACAGAGGAAACTGGGATCTCTCCAGGCACGCACAGTTCTCCGGTCAGGACCTCACGCACTTCAAGAAGTACGATGAGCCGAGGGAGACCGAGGTGGAGAGGATCAACCCCAACAGCAAGGCATTGGGTCCGACATACAAGGGTAAGGCCAAGGCAATATCCGATGCGATCAGTGCCCTTCCGCCATCTGCTATCGTGGACGGAAAGCTCAAGGTCACAGTGGACGGAGAGGAGATCGAGCTGGGAAGCGAGTTCTTCGAGGTCGTCAAGAGGAAGGAGAAGGTATCGGGAGAAAGGGTCATACCCCATGTCATCGAACCTTCCCACGGTCTTGACAGGATCTTCTACTCCGTGTTGGAGCATGCCTACTCCTACGACAAGGAAAAGGACTACGTCGTCCTGAGGCTCGCTCCTGCAGTGGCCCCTATCAAGGTCGGAGTCTTCCCTCTGATGGAGAAGGACGGCCTGGACACCATGGCGAAGGACATCTATGACAAGGTCCACACCAGCAGGGTCGAGGCATACTACGACGGTTCCGGTACCATCGGTAAGAGGTACGCCCGTATGGATGAGGTCGGAACACCTTGGTGCATAACCGTGGATTATGACTCGCTCCAGGATGGCACCGTGACCATCAGGGACAGGGACACCACCGAGCAGAAGCGCATTCCAGCATCCGAGGCGCCAGCGATCATCGATGCGCTCTTGGCTGGGAAGCCCTTCGCAGAGCTCTGA